In the Nicotiana tabacum cultivar K326 chromosome 16, ASM71507v2, whole genome shotgun sequence genome, one interval contains:
- the LOC142170223 gene encoding uncharacterized protein LOC142170223 — translation MDQKMSDLGNFTIPCTIGSYAFAKALCDLGASINLMHLAIYTKLGNGKARPTLMMLQLADRTVKRPTGILDDVIVQVGKFVFHADFVFLYFQVDKEIPIILGRSFLASGRALIDCETGESKMRLNNEEVIFNVQQSMRRPSEFANCSLMEAVDMILHEDDETLMGSCLTNLEEMDGEGLAEWVMALKGQGFWKREP, via the coding sequence ATGGATCAAAAGATGTCTGATCTAGGTAACTTTACTATTCCGTGTACTATTGGGAGTTATGCTTTTGCAAAAGCATTGTGTGACTTAGGAGCCAGCATAAACTTGATGCATTTGGCAATATATACAAAACTAGGCAATGGCAAAGCTAGACCAACTTTGATGATGTTGCAACTGGCTGACCGCACGGTTAAAAGGCCGACGGGGATTCTTGATGATGTGATAGTACAAGTGGGGAAGTTTGTATTCCATGCAGACTTTGTTTTTCTATATTTCCAGGTAGATAAAGAGATACCCATCATTCTGGGGAGGTCATTCTTAGCAAGTGGGAGAGCAttgattgattgtgaaactggggaATCAAAAATGAGGTTGAACAATGAAGAAGTAATATTCAACGTTCAACAATCCATGAGGAGACCTAGTGAATTTGCAAATTGCTCACTAATGGAAGCTGTGGATATGATCCTGCATGAAGATGATGAGACCCTAATGGGATCCTGCTTGACAAATTTAGAGGAGATGGATGGTGAAGGGTTGGCAGAGTGGGTCATGGCACTCAAAGGCCAAGGATTCTGGAAGAGGGAACCTTAG